A genomic window from Struthio camelus isolate bStrCam1 chromosome 2, bStrCam1.hap1, whole genome shotgun sequence includes:
- the OSBPL3 gene encoding oxysterol-binding protein-related protein 3 isoform X2 yields MNEEKSLGASQKMLSPSRSTSSCSSKQGSRQDSWEIVEGLRGAMNCTQEPQKQEGCLLKKRKWPLKGWHKRYFFLDRGILKYSKCKADIERGKLHGCIDVGLSVMSVKKSTKCIDLDTEEQIYHLKVKSQELFDEWVAKLRHHRMYRQNEISMFPHDVSNLFFPVSSTVDSVAGMCDSAPSRKASSLTKQNSLSAGGSLSFSYSSNESRIPSWLQCSEDMEKCSRDLSHCHTYLLEMNQLLQSMDVLHRTYSAPAINAIQVGPFESPKKEKRTHRRWRSRVVGKETKGMLQVPSVFSAPMRLHASNPNLSAIDFVEEKNYSDGSETSSEFTKMQEDLFHVAHKVYFTLKSAFSTISTEREKLKQMLEHDASLSPSAQIVGLKNALASAIAQNTDLKDRLRRIHAESMILDSASNAKSSPDLVKENSREESRGLVHQISNESRLSIADSLTEFFDAQEVLLSASSSENEISDDDSYVSDISDNVSEDNLSNDMENERQTLDCISESGNGCISERRTCLPAPCPNTSNISLWNILRNNIGKDLSKVAMPVELNEPLNTLQRLCEELEYSELLDKAAHTPDPFERMVYIAAFATSAYASSYYRAGSKPFNPVLGETYECIREDKGFQFFAEQVSHHPPISACHAESVNFAIWQDVRWKNKFWGKSMEIVPVGTTHVTLPAFGDHYEWNKVTSCIHNILSGQRWIEHYGEIIIKNLNDDTCHCKLTFIKAKYWNPNAHEIEGSVMDKTGKVVHRLFGKWHDSLYCGTSSSSNCIWRANPMPKDHEQWYGFTQFALELNELDPQTRPLLPSTDTRFRPDQRFLEEGNIEGAEMQKQRIEQLQRERRKVLEENNLEHQPRFFRKSKDDSWVSNGTYMDLRKEPGFSKLDNPVLW; encoded by the exons GACAGCTGGGAAATTGTAGAAGGACTCCGGGGAGCAATGAATTGTACCCAAGAACCACAGAAGCAGGAAGGTTGCTTgctgaaaaagaggaaatggCCTTTGAAAGGCTGGCACAAG agataCTTCTTTTTGGACAGAGGGATTTTGAAATATTCTAAATGCAAAGCTGAT atagAGAGAGGAAAGCTTCATGGCTGTATTGATGTTGGACTTTCTGTGATGTCTGTGAAGAAATCAACGAAATGTATAGATTTGGATACAGAAGAGCAGATATACCATCTGAAG GTGAAATCTCAGGAATTGTTTGATGAGTGGGTAGCAAAACTTCGTCATCACAGAATGTATCGTCAGAACGAAATCTCCATGTTTCCCCATGATGTCAGTAATCTTTTCTTCCCTGTGTCTTCTACTGTGGACTCTGTTGCTGGCATGTGTGATTCTGCTCCAAGTAGAAAG GCAAGCAGCTTGACCAAACAGAATTCATTGTCGGCTGGAGGTAGCCTGTCATTTTCCTATTCAAGTAATGAGTCTCGGATTCCATCTTGGCTACAGTGTTCTGAAGATATGGAAAAATGCTCAAGAG ACCTCTCCCACTGTCACACCTATTTATTGGAAATGAACCAGCTGTTACAGAGCATGGATGTTCTTCACAGGACATATTCAGCACCTGCTATAAATGCTATACAg GTTGGACCTTTCGAAagtccaaaaaaggaaaaaagaacccACAGGAGGTGGCGATCCAGAGTTGTTGGGAAAGAGACTAAAGGAATGTTACAG GTGCCTTCAGTATTTTCTGCCCCGATGAGACTGCATGCTTCCAATCCTAACTTATCTGCTATAGATTTTGTAGAGGAGAAAAATTACTCTGATGGCTCTGAAACATCGTCAGAATTTACTAAAATGCAAGAAGACTTATTTCACGTTGCACATAAAG TGTACTTCACCTTGAAGTCAGCTTTCAGTACCATATctacagaaagagagaagctgaagCAGATGCTGGAACATGATGCATCCTTGTCTCCATCTGCACAAATAGTTGGCTTGAAGAATGCATTAGCATCC GCAATAGCACAAAACACAGATCTTAAAGACCGGTTACGCAGAATACATGCCGAATCTATGATCCTTGATTCAGCATCTAATGCAAAATCAAGTCCAGATTTGGTGAAG GAAAAttcaagagaagaaagcagaggtctgGTTCACCAGATCTCCAATGAAAGCAGACTGTCTATTGCTGACTCCCTCACAGAGTTTTTCGATGCACAGGAGGTCCTGCTGTCTGCTAGCTCTTCAGAAAATGAG ATATCAGATGATGATTCGTATGTGAGTGATATCAGTGACAATGTCTCAGAGGATAACCTAAGCAATGACATGGAGAATGAAAGGCAAACTTTAG ATTGTATTTCTGAAAGTGGAAATGGATGCATTTCTGAACGGAGAACATGTTTGCCAGCTCCGTGTCCTAATACTAGTAACATCAGCCTATGGAATATCCTGAGAAATAACATAGGAAAGGATCTCTCCAAAGTGGCCATGCCCGTTGAACTGAATGAGCCACTTAACACCCTTCAGCGTCTCTGCGAAGAACTGGAATACAGTGAACTGCTAGAtaaagcagcacacacacccGATCCATTTGAAAGGATG GTGTACATAGCTGCGTTTGCAACATCTGCCTATGCATCCAGTTACTACCGAGCTGGAAGTAAGCCGTTTAATCCTGTGCTTGGAGAAACGTATGAATGTATTCGTGAAGATAAGGGTTTCCAATTTTTTGCTGAACAG GTCAGTCACCATCCGCCTATTTCTGCATGCCATGCTGAATCTGTGAATTTTGCTATTTGGCAAG atgtaagatggaaaaacaaattcTGGGGAAAGTCCATGGAAATTGTTCCAGTTGGTACAACACATGTAACTCTGCCAGC TTTTGGAGATCATTATGAGTGGAACAAGGTGACCTCTTGCATCCATAACATCTTAAGCGGGCAAAGATGGATTGAACACTATGGAGAGATCATCATCAAAAATCTTAACGATGACACTTGTCACTGCAAACTGACTTTCATAAAG GCAAAATATTGGAATCCAAATGCACATGAGATTGAAGGCAGTGTCATGGATAAAACTGGGAAAGTTGTGCATCGACTTTTTGGGAAATGGCATGACAGTTTATACTGTGGGacttcatcctcttcaaactgCATATGGAGAGCAA ATCCAATGCCTAAAGATCATGAACAGTGGTATGGATTTACTCAGTTTGCATTGGAGTTAAATGAACTGGACCCGCAAACTAGACCGTTGCTACCGTCCACTGATACACGTTTTAGGCCAGACCAAAG GTTTCTAGAGGAAGGAAATATCGAAGGAGCTGAAATGCAAAAGCAGAGGATTGAGCAACTGCAGAGAGAACGACGGAAGGTTCTGGAAGAAAATAATCTGGAGCATCAGCCTAGATTTTTCAG
- the OSBPL3 gene encoding oxysterol-binding protein-related protein 3 isoform X1, whose translation MNEEKSLGASQKMLSPSRSTSSCSSKQGSRQQDSWEIVEGLRGAMNCTQEPQKQEGCLLKKRKWPLKGWHKRYFFLDRGILKYSKCKADIERGKLHGCIDVGLSVMSVKKSTKCIDLDTEEQIYHLKVKSQELFDEWVAKLRHHRMYRQNEISMFPHDVSNLFFPVSSTVDSVAGMCDSAPSRKASSLTKQNSLSAGGSLSFSYSSNESRIPSWLQCSEDMEKCSRDLSHCHTYLLEMNQLLQSMDVLHRTYSAPAINAIQVGPFESPKKEKRTHRRWRSRVVGKETKGMLQVPSVFSAPMRLHASNPNLSAIDFVEEKNYSDGSETSSEFTKMQEDLFHVAHKVYFTLKSAFSTISTEREKLKQMLEHDASLSPSAQIVGLKNALASAIAQNTDLKDRLRRIHAESMILDSASNAKSSPDLVKENSREESRGLVHQISNESRLSIADSLTEFFDAQEVLLSASSSENEISDDDSYVSDISDNVSEDNLSNDMENERQTLDCISESGNGCISERRTCLPAPCPNTSNISLWNILRNNIGKDLSKVAMPVELNEPLNTLQRLCEELEYSELLDKAAHTPDPFERMVYIAAFATSAYASSYYRAGSKPFNPVLGETYECIREDKGFQFFAEQVSHHPPISACHAESVNFAIWQDVRWKNKFWGKSMEIVPVGTTHVTLPAFGDHYEWNKVTSCIHNILSGQRWIEHYGEIIIKNLNDDTCHCKLTFIKAKYWNPNAHEIEGSVMDKTGKVVHRLFGKWHDSLYCGTSSSSNCIWRANPMPKDHEQWYGFTQFALELNELDPQTRPLLPSTDTRFRPDQRFLEEGNIEGAEMQKQRIEQLQRERRKVLEENNLEHQPRFFRKSKDDSWVSNGTYMDLRKEPGFSKLDNPVLW comes from the exons cagGACAGCTGGGAAATTGTAGAAGGACTCCGGGGAGCAATGAATTGTACCCAAGAACCACAGAAGCAGGAAGGTTGCTTgctgaaaaagaggaaatggCCTTTGAAAGGCTGGCACAAG agataCTTCTTTTTGGACAGAGGGATTTTGAAATATTCTAAATGCAAAGCTGAT atagAGAGAGGAAAGCTTCATGGCTGTATTGATGTTGGACTTTCTGTGATGTCTGTGAAGAAATCAACGAAATGTATAGATTTGGATACAGAAGAGCAGATATACCATCTGAAG GTGAAATCTCAGGAATTGTTTGATGAGTGGGTAGCAAAACTTCGTCATCACAGAATGTATCGTCAGAACGAAATCTCCATGTTTCCCCATGATGTCAGTAATCTTTTCTTCCCTGTGTCTTCTACTGTGGACTCTGTTGCTGGCATGTGTGATTCTGCTCCAAGTAGAAAG GCAAGCAGCTTGACCAAACAGAATTCATTGTCGGCTGGAGGTAGCCTGTCATTTTCCTATTCAAGTAATGAGTCTCGGATTCCATCTTGGCTACAGTGTTCTGAAGATATGGAAAAATGCTCAAGAG ACCTCTCCCACTGTCACACCTATTTATTGGAAATGAACCAGCTGTTACAGAGCATGGATGTTCTTCACAGGACATATTCAGCACCTGCTATAAATGCTATACAg GTTGGACCTTTCGAAagtccaaaaaaggaaaaaagaacccACAGGAGGTGGCGATCCAGAGTTGTTGGGAAAGAGACTAAAGGAATGTTACAG GTGCCTTCAGTATTTTCTGCCCCGATGAGACTGCATGCTTCCAATCCTAACTTATCTGCTATAGATTTTGTAGAGGAGAAAAATTACTCTGATGGCTCTGAAACATCGTCAGAATTTACTAAAATGCAAGAAGACTTATTTCACGTTGCACATAAAG TGTACTTCACCTTGAAGTCAGCTTTCAGTACCATATctacagaaagagagaagctgaagCAGATGCTGGAACATGATGCATCCTTGTCTCCATCTGCACAAATAGTTGGCTTGAAGAATGCATTAGCATCC GCAATAGCACAAAACACAGATCTTAAAGACCGGTTACGCAGAATACATGCCGAATCTATGATCCTTGATTCAGCATCTAATGCAAAATCAAGTCCAGATTTGGTGAAG GAAAAttcaagagaagaaagcagaggtctgGTTCACCAGATCTCCAATGAAAGCAGACTGTCTATTGCTGACTCCCTCACAGAGTTTTTCGATGCACAGGAGGTCCTGCTGTCTGCTAGCTCTTCAGAAAATGAG ATATCAGATGATGATTCGTATGTGAGTGATATCAGTGACAATGTCTCAGAGGATAACCTAAGCAATGACATGGAGAATGAAAGGCAAACTTTAG ATTGTATTTCTGAAAGTGGAAATGGATGCATTTCTGAACGGAGAACATGTTTGCCAGCTCCGTGTCCTAATACTAGTAACATCAGCCTATGGAATATCCTGAGAAATAACATAGGAAAGGATCTCTCCAAAGTGGCCATGCCCGTTGAACTGAATGAGCCACTTAACACCCTTCAGCGTCTCTGCGAAGAACTGGAATACAGTGAACTGCTAGAtaaagcagcacacacacccGATCCATTTGAAAGGATG GTGTACATAGCTGCGTTTGCAACATCTGCCTATGCATCCAGTTACTACCGAGCTGGAAGTAAGCCGTTTAATCCTGTGCTTGGAGAAACGTATGAATGTATTCGTGAAGATAAGGGTTTCCAATTTTTTGCTGAACAG GTCAGTCACCATCCGCCTATTTCTGCATGCCATGCTGAATCTGTGAATTTTGCTATTTGGCAAG atgtaagatggaaaaacaaattcTGGGGAAAGTCCATGGAAATTGTTCCAGTTGGTACAACACATGTAACTCTGCCAGC TTTTGGAGATCATTATGAGTGGAACAAGGTGACCTCTTGCATCCATAACATCTTAAGCGGGCAAAGATGGATTGAACACTATGGAGAGATCATCATCAAAAATCTTAACGATGACACTTGTCACTGCAAACTGACTTTCATAAAG GCAAAATATTGGAATCCAAATGCACATGAGATTGAAGGCAGTGTCATGGATAAAACTGGGAAAGTTGTGCATCGACTTTTTGGGAAATGGCATGACAGTTTATACTGTGGGacttcatcctcttcaaactgCATATGGAGAGCAA ATCCAATGCCTAAAGATCATGAACAGTGGTATGGATTTACTCAGTTTGCATTGGAGTTAAATGAACTGGACCCGCAAACTAGACCGTTGCTACCGTCCACTGATACACGTTTTAGGCCAGACCAAAG GTTTCTAGAGGAAGGAAATATCGAAGGAGCTGAAATGCAAAAGCAGAGGATTGAGCAACTGCAGAGAGAACGACGGAAGGTTCTGGAAGAAAATAATCTGGAGCATCAGCCTAGATTTTTCAG
- the OSBPL3 gene encoding oxysterol-binding protein-related protein 3 isoform X4, translating into MNEEKSLGASQKMLSPSRSTSSCSSKQGSRQDSWEIVEGLRGAMNCTQEPQKQEGCLLKKRKWPLKGWHKRYFFLDRGILKYSKCKADIERGKLHGCIDVGLSVMSVKKSTKCIDLDTEEQIYHLKVKSQELFDEWVAKLRHHRMYRQNEISMFPHDVSNLFFPVSSTVDSVAGMCDSAPSRKASSLTKQNSLSAGGSLSFSYSSNESRIPSWLQCSEDMEKCSRDLSHCHTYLLEMNQLLQSMDVLHRTYSAPAINAIQVGPFESPKKEKRTHRRWRSRVVGKETKGMLQVPSVFSAPMRLHASNPNLSAIDFVEEKNYSDGSETSSEFTKMQEDLFHVAHKVYFTLKSAFSTISTEREKLKQMLEHDASLSPSAQIVGLKNALASENSREESRGLVHQISNESRLSIADSLTEFFDAQEVLLSASSSENEISDDDSYVSDISDNVSEDNLSNDMENERQTLDCISESGNGCISERRTCLPAPCPNTSNISLWNILRNNIGKDLSKVAMPVELNEPLNTLQRLCEELEYSELLDKAAHTPDPFERMVYIAAFATSAYASSYYRAGSKPFNPVLGETYECIREDKGFQFFAEQVSHHPPISACHAESVNFAIWQDVRWKNKFWGKSMEIVPVGTTHVTLPAFGDHYEWNKVTSCIHNILSGQRWIEHYGEIIIKNLNDDTCHCKLTFIKAKYWNPNAHEIEGSVMDKTGKVVHRLFGKWHDSLYCGTSSSSNCIWRANPMPKDHEQWYGFTQFALELNELDPQTRPLLPSTDTRFRPDQRFLEEGNIEGAEMQKQRIEQLQRERRKVLEENNLEHQPRFFRKSKDDSWVSNGTYMDLRKEPGFSKLDNPVLW; encoded by the exons GACAGCTGGGAAATTGTAGAAGGACTCCGGGGAGCAATGAATTGTACCCAAGAACCACAGAAGCAGGAAGGTTGCTTgctgaaaaagaggaaatggCCTTTGAAAGGCTGGCACAAG agataCTTCTTTTTGGACAGAGGGATTTTGAAATATTCTAAATGCAAAGCTGAT atagAGAGAGGAAAGCTTCATGGCTGTATTGATGTTGGACTTTCTGTGATGTCTGTGAAGAAATCAACGAAATGTATAGATTTGGATACAGAAGAGCAGATATACCATCTGAAG GTGAAATCTCAGGAATTGTTTGATGAGTGGGTAGCAAAACTTCGTCATCACAGAATGTATCGTCAGAACGAAATCTCCATGTTTCCCCATGATGTCAGTAATCTTTTCTTCCCTGTGTCTTCTACTGTGGACTCTGTTGCTGGCATGTGTGATTCTGCTCCAAGTAGAAAG GCAAGCAGCTTGACCAAACAGAATTCATTGTCGGCTGGAGGTAGCCTGTCATTTTCCTATTCAAGTAATGAGTCTCGGATTCCATCTTGGCTACAGTGTTCTGAAGATATGGAAAAATGCTCAAGAG ACCTCTCCCACTGTCACACCTATTTATTGGAAATGAACCAGCTGTTACAGAGCATGGATGTTCTTCACAGGACATATTCAGCACCTGCTATAAATGCTATACAg GTTGGACCTTTCGAAagtccaaaaaaggaaaaaagaacccACAGGAGGTGGCGATCCAGAGTTGTTGGGAAAGAGACTAAAGGAATGTTACAG GTGCCTTCAGTATTTTCTGCCCCGATGAGACTGCATGCTTCCAATCCTAACTTATCTGCTATAGATTTTGTAGAGGAGAAAAATTACTCTGATGGCTCTGAAACATCGTCAGAATTTACTAAAATGCAAGAAGACTTATTTCACGTTGCACATAAAG TGTACTTCACCTTGAAGTCAGCTTTCAGTACCATATctacagaaagagagaagctgaagCAGATGCTGGAACATGATGCATCCTTGTCTCCATCTGCACAAATAGTTGGCTTGAAGAATGCATTAGCATCC GAAAAttcaagagaagaaagcagaggtctgGTTCACCAGATCTCCAATGAAAGCAGACTGTCTATTGCTGACTCCCTCACAGAGTTTTTCGATGCACAGGAGGTCCTGCTGTCTGCTAGCTCTTCAGAAAATGAG ATATCAGATGATGATTCGTATGTGAGTGATATCAGTGACAATGTCTCAGAGGATAACCTAAGCAATGACATGGAGAATGAAAGGCAAACTTTAG ATTGTATTTCTGAAAGTGGAAATGGATGCATTTCTGAACGGAGAACATGTTTGCCAGCTCCGTGTCCTAATACTAGTAACATCAGCCTATGGAATATCCTGAGAAATAACATAGGAAAGGATCTCTCCAAAGTGGCCATGCCCGTTGAACTGAATGAGCCACTTAACACCCTTCAGCGTCTCTGCGAAGAACTGGAATACAGTGAACTGCTAGAtaaagcagcacacacacccGATCCATTTGAAAGGATG GTGTACATAGCTGCGTTTGCAACATCTGCCTATGCATCCAGTTACTACCGAGCTGGAAGTAAGCCGTTTAATCCTGTGCTTGGAGAAACGTATGAATGTATTCGTGAAGATAAGGGTTTCCAATTTTTTGCTGAACAG GTCAGTCACCATCCGCCTATTTCTGCATGCCATGCTGAATCTGTGAATTTTGCTATTTGGCAAG atgtaagatggaaaaacaaattcTGGGGAAAGTCCATGGAAATTGTTCCAGTTGGTACAACACATGTAACTCTGCCAGC TTTTGGAGATCATTATGAGTGGAACAAGGTGACCTCTTGCATCCATAACATCTTAAGCGGGCAAAGATGGATTGAACACTATGGAGAGATCATCATCAAAAATCTTAACGATGACACTTGTCACTGCAAACTGACTTTCATAAAG GCAAAATATTGGAATCCAAATGCACATGAGATTGAAGGCAGTGTCATGGATAAAACTGGGAAAGTTGTGCATCGACTTTTTGGGAAATGGCATGACAGTTTATACTGTGGGacttcatcctcttcaaactgCATATGGAGAGCAA ATCCAATGCCTAAAGATCATGAACAGTGGTATGGATTTACTCAGTTTGCATTGGAGTTAAATGAACTGGACCCGCAAACTAGACCGTTGCTACCGTCCACTGATACACGTTTTAGGCCAGACCAAAG GTTTCTAGAGGAAGGAAATATCGAAGGAGCTGAAATGCAAAAGCAGAGGATTGAGCAACTGCAGAGAGAACGACGGAAGGTTCTGGAAGAAAATAATCTGGAGCATCAGCCTAGATTTTTCAG
- the OSBPL3 gene encoding oxysterol-binding protein-related protein 3 isoform X5, protein MNCTQEPQKQEGCLLKKRKWPLKGWHKRYFFLDRGILKYSKCKADIERGKLHGCIDVGLSVMSVKKSTKCIDLDTEEQIYHLKVKSQELFDEWVAKLRHHRMYRQNEISMFPHDVSNLFFPVSSTVDSVAGMCDSAPSRKASSLTKQNSLSAGGSLSFSYSSNESRIPSWLQCSEDMEKCSRDLSHCHTYLLEMNQLLQSMDVLHRTYSAPAINAIQVGPFESPKKEKRTHRRWRSRVVGKETKGMLQVPSVFSAPMRLHASNPNLSAIDFVEEKNYSDGSETSSEFTKMQEDLFHVAHKVYFTLKSAFSTISTEREKLKQMLEHDASLSPSAQIVGLKNALASAIAQNTDLKDRLRRIHAESMILDSASNAKSSPDLVKENSREESRGLVHQISNESRLSIADSLTEFFDAQEVLLSASSSENEISDDDSYVSDISDNVSEDNLSNDMENERQTLDCISESGNGCISERRTCLPAPCPNTSNISLWNILRNNIGKDLSKVAMPVELNEPLNTLQRLCEELEYSELLDKAAHTPDPFERMVYIAAFATSAYASSYYRAGSKPFNPVLGETYECIREDKGFQFFAEQVSHHPPISACHAESVNFAIWQDVRWKNKFWGKSMEIVPVGTTHVTLPAFGDHYEWNKVTSCIHNILSGQRWIEHYGEIIIKNLNDDTCHCKLTFIKAKYWNPNAHEIEGSVMDKTGKVVHRLFGKWHDSLYCGTSSSSNCIWRANPMPKDHEQWYGFTQFALELNELDPQTRPLLPSTDTRFRPDQRFLEEGNIEGAEMQKQRIEQLQRERRKVLEENNLEHQPRFFRKSKDDSWVSNGTYMDLRKEPGFSKLDNPVLW, encoded by the exons ATGAATTGTACCCAAGAACCACAGAAGCAGGAAGGTTGCTTgctgaaaaagaggaaatggCCTTTGAAAGGCTGGCACAAG agataCTTCTTTTTGGACAGAGGGATTTTGAAATATTCTAAATGCAAAGCTGAT atagAGAGAGGAAAGCTTCATGGCTGTATTGATGTTGGACTTTCTGTGATGTCTGTGAAGAAATCAACGAAATGTATAGATTTGGATACAGAAGAGCAGATATACCATCTGAAG GTGAAATCTCAGGAATTGTTTGATGAGTGGGTAGCAAAACTTCGTCATCACAGAATGTATCGTCAGAACGAAATCTCCATGTTTCCCCATGATGTCAGTAATCTTTTCTTCCCTGTGTCTTCTACTGTGGACTCTGTTGCTGGCATGTGTGATTCTGCTCCAAGTAGAAAG GCAAGCAGCTTGACCAAACAGAATTCATTGTCGGCTGGAGGTAGCCTGTCATTTTCCTATTCAAGTAATGAGTCTCGGATTCCATCTTGGCTACAGTGTTCTGAAGATATGGAAAAATGCTCAAGAG ACCTCTCCCACTGTCACACCTATTTATTGGAAATGAACCAGCTGTTACAGAGCATGGATGTTCTTCACAGGACATATTCAGCACCTGCTATAAATGCTATACAg GTTGGACCTTTCGAAagtccaaaaaaggaaaaaagaacccACAGGAGGTGGCGATCCAGAGTTGTTGGGAAAGAGACTAAAGGAATGTTACAG GTGCCTTCAGTATTTTCTGCCCCGATGAGACTGCATGCTTCCAATCCTAACTTATCTGCTATAGATTTTGTAGAGGAGAAAAATTACTCTGATGGCTCTGAAACATCGTCAGAATTTACTAAAATGCAAGAAGACTTATTTCACGTTGCACATAAAG TGTACTTCACCTTGAAGTCAGCTTTCAGTACCATATctacagaaagagagaagctgaagCAGATGCTGGAACATGATGCATCCTTGTCTCCATCTGCACAAATAGTTGGCTTGAAGAATGCATTAGCATCC GCAATAGCACAAAACACAGATCTTAAAGACCGGTTACGCAGAATACATGCCGAATCTATGATCCTTGATTCAGCATCTAATGCAAAATCAAGTCCAGATTTGGTGAAG GAAAAttcaagagaagaaagcagaggtctgGTTCACCAGATCTCCAATGAAAGCAGACTGTCTATTGCTGACTCCCTCACAGAGTTTTTCGATGCACAGGAGGTCCTGCTGTCTGCTAGCTCTTCAGAAAATGAG ATATCAGATGATGATTCGTATGTGAGTGATATCAGTGACAATGTCTCAGAGGATAACCTAAGCAATGACATGGAGAATGAAAGGCAAACTTTAG ATTGTATTTCTGAAAGTGGAAATGGATGCATTTCTGAACGGAGAACATGTTTGCCAGCTCCGTGTCCTAATACTAGTAACATCAGCCTATGGAATATCCTGAGAAATAACATAGGAAAGGATCTCTCCAAAGTGGCCATGCCCGTTGAACTGAATGAGCCACTTAACACCCTTCAGCGTCTCTGCGAAGAACTGGAATACAGTGAACTGCTAGAtaaagcagcacacacacccGATCCATTTGAAAGGATG GTGTACATAGCTGCGTTTGCAACATCTGCCTATGCATCCAGTTACTACCGAGCTGGAAGTAAGCCGTTTAATCCTGTGCTTGGAGAAACGTATGAATGTATTCGTGAAGATAAGGGTTTCCAATTTTTTGCTGAACAG GTCAGTCACCATCCGCCTATTTCTGCATGCCATGCTGAATCTGTGAATTTTGCTATTTGGCAAG atgtaagatggaaaaacaaattcTGGGGAAAGTCCATGGAAATTGTTCCAGTTGGTACAACACATGTAACTCTGCCAGC TTTTGGAGATCATTATGAGTGGAACAAGGTGACCTCTTGCATCCATAACATCTTAAGCGGGCAAAGATGGATTGAACACTATGGAGAGATCATCATCAAAAATCTTAACGATGACACTTGTCACTGCAAACTGACTTTCATAAAG GCAAAATATTGGAATCCAAATGCACATGAGATTGAAGGCAGTGTCATGGATAAAACTGGGAAAGTTGTGCATCGACTTTTTGGGAAATGGCATGACAGTTTATACTGTGGGacttcatcctcttcaaactgCATATGGAGAGCAA ATCCAATGCCTAAAGATCATGAACAGTGGTATGGATTTACTCAGTTTGCATTGGAGTTAAATGAACTGGACCCGCAAACTAGACCGTTGCTACCGTCCACTGATACACGTTTTAGGCCAGACCAAAG GTTTCTAGAGGAAGGAAATATCGAAGGAGCTGAAATGCAAAAGCAGAGGATTGAGCAACTGCAGAGAGAACGACGGAAGGTTCTGGAAGAAAATAATCTGGAGCATCAGCCTAGATTTTTCAG